The Nycticebus coucang isolate mNycCou1 chromosome 2, mNycCou1.pri, whole genome shotgun sequence genome includes a window with the following:
- the C2H9orf131 gene encoding uncharacterized protein C9orf131 homolog has product MEWLLEDLLRVEENMGLLWGQLTHALACRYCGSSCLQSPGNVMTVLLFIVWQIRRWWQLGRLKQVHPWCYGDMKQGKGLPFWYHMAYLGHLWKQKSEVEEEEEKEQEEEEEEEKASLDPLKPCSPPKEALTGASAEPSYGSEGLPKVTGIPEQILMQPSSPFRPFPTFQILTNLPVRHKIASGSHQQHRKSQLFWGLPFLHSESLEAIFLSSGPSSLKLSVCPSVFFNKLTFLPRSNLLLPQYHSPTQFPTHEAHTMEDMEGMALSPQLHPSPSSPPVPSLHLHLKPLPVDHKQVLSGTEAPTQWLTQHREVSWVSKGKTLHSQPEFQRPRPSKLFSASEAWWELPWDPSLHQHNPDSPSASLLYPASLLGILTRFEAPWKTTGQNEDPTASEQAMPTPSLTPASLSELQRVSPTEGLSGSKVLWETAGQKENHQISAPSNVSPCQHLVPMTESQGTSPLGDRPRYKTKWGTIGHKESPQASEPPMSPPCQSPASLSEQRKISYEGLLIPKDFGGTQKHKENPQASKSLMPAPCPPLDSLTEHQGESSLEDLSGYEPQWVFRENSGICQALGTPALDPNPGLYGTSLTCVPSGSKTPQKGTQNRESWGVSADPVLSDSLPSASPLESLVMCPKRILPESKALWKTMGQRENLWASDSPDPAHSTGLAPFREQHIINPVGGLTKPEATRKDTKHSRSSWASKPPSMALSPPPAFMLEPQKISRLGVLFNSKARCMDINKRQKCWASKLPACSLPQVLHGTSPLGVLPDYEPIRGNMEKKENCSAPVFPGWSLSPSPNSVSKSHISEPFGDQCNCKPEGKASAEQTKNCWATELPAPGSLSAPLPEPHTDLQCVWRWAQQREVPQGSSPPKVNPLQPIPWLPTLTEVVQIVPTHSGLPKGEMFPGSKTEAPLSQREAVSEVLTNPGSHAWQWSKELKLRLKTLQQSPASRFPGSSQLLCSSPALSSTTPDSCPQKQIYLPNLCPSSSSFHPPKVQSTVSQSTVSKPIQVSYCNHSQSPSQPQLGGSGRVRQGPQREENIKGKTAQGPSQGLCVHTEAGDIHSGPGEPSNPDILVSGKKQNKASALSSAKKGKNTRKPKADHRAGNAGLGSSTVTKKSHSTQAQRLVETPVSRLSKKCQHRNQSSQHSSLPQQLLPKTSGPHDQPGKELKAGDILNPHHYKHCPWAYTKNHLSSPISQARLSRGLLQRVLAKFLDNSGPLLTKSSQKKA; this is encoded by the exons ATGGAATGGCTACTGGAGGACTTGCTCAGAGTTGAGGAGAATATGGGGCTTCTCTGGGGTCAACTAACCCACGCCCTGGCTTGTAGATACTGTGGCAGCAGCTGTCTCCAAAGTCCAGGGAATGTGATGACAGTACTCTTATTCATAGTTTGGCAGATCCGGAGGTGGtggcagcttgggaggctgaaacaggttcATCCTTGGTGCTATGGGGACATGAAGCAAGGCAAG GGCCTACCCTTTTGGTACCATATGGCATACCTTGGTCACCTGTGGAAACAGAAATCAGAggtggaggaagaagaagaaaaagaacaggaggaggaagaggaagaagagaaggcatCTCTGGATCCACTGAAACCATGTTCTCCTCCCAAAGAAGCTCTCACTGGAGCATCAGCTGAGCCATCCTATGGTTCTGAAGGGCTCCCCAAAGTCACAGGGATACCAGAGCAAATACTCATGCAGCCCTCAAGCCCTTTCAGACCCTTTCCCACCTTCCAGATCCTGACCAACCTACCTGTGAGGCACAAGATAGCATCAGGGAGCCATCAGCAGCATAGAAAAAGCCAGCTCTTTTGGGGTCTCCCTTTTCTGCACAGCGAATCCTTGGAAGCCatcttcctgagctcaggccccTCTTCCCTGAAATTATCTGTTTGTCCTTCTGTCTTTTTCAACAAGCTTACCTTCTTGCCTAGGTCCAACCTGTTGCTTCCCCAGTATCACTCCCCAACCCAGTTTCCTACTCATGAAGCCCATACTATGGAAGACATGGAAGGGATGGCTCTCAGTCCTCAGCTACATCCATCTCCATCCTCTCCTCCTGTCCCATCACTACACCTCCATCTTAAGCCCTTGCCTGTGGATCATAAGCAAGTTCTATCTGGCACTGAGGCACCCACACAATGGCTTACACAGCACAGAGAGGTCTCTTGGGTCTCTAAGGGTAAAACCCTGCACTCACAGCCTGAATTCCAAAGACCCAGACCCTCTAAGCTTTTCTCTGCTTCTGAGGCCTGGTGGGAGTTGCCATGGGACCCCAGCCTCCACCAACACAACCCAGATTCACCCTCTGCTTCTCTGCTGTATCCTGCTAGCCTTCTGGGAATCCTGACAAGGTTTGAGGCCCCATGGAAGACCACGGGACAAAATGAAGACCCTACAGCCTCTGAACAAGCAATGCCAACGCCCAGCCTAACTCCAGCCTCTCTGTCAGAACTCCAGAGAGTCAGCCCCACAGAAGGTCTGTCTGGATCTAAGGTCCTCTGGGAAACCGCAGGGCAAAAAGAGAACCATCAGATCTCTGCACCCTCAAATGTGTCCCCTTGCCAACACCTAGTCCctatgacagagtctcaaggaACTAGCCCCCTGGGAGATCGCCCTCGATATAAGACTAAGTGGGGAACCATAGGACATAAAGAAAGCCCCCAAGCTTCTGAGCCTCCAATGTCACCCCCATGCCAGTCTCCAGCTTCTctgtcagaacaaagaaaaatcagctatGAAGGACTTCTTATACCTAAGGACTTTGGGGGAACCCAGAAACACAAAGAGAACCCTCAGGCTTCTAAGTCTTTAATGCCAGCCCCCTGCCCTCCTCTAGACTCCCTGACGGAACACCAGGGAGAGAGTTCCCTGGAAGACCTATCTGGTTATGAGCCCCAGTGGGTATTCAGAGAAAACTCAGGAATCTGCCAGGCTTTGGGGACCCCAGCCTTGGACCCCAACCCAGGGCTCTATGGAACCAGTCTTACATGTGTTCCATCAGGATCTAAGACTCCACAGAAGGGCACGCAGAATAGAGAAAGTTGGGGGGTATCTGCAGACCCAGTTTTGTCTGACagccttccctcagcctctccgCTGGAGTCTCTGGTAATGTGTCCCAAGAGAATCCTACCTGAATCCAAAGCTTTGTGGAAGACCATGGGGCAGAGAGAGAACCTCTGGGCATCTGACTCCCCAGATCCTGCCCATAGCACAGGTCTAGCCCCCTTCAGAGAACAGCATATAATCAATCCTGTGGGAGGCCTTACCAAACCAGAAGCTACAAGGAAGGATACCAAGCATTCTAGGAGTTCCTGGGCTTCTAAGCCCCCATCCATGGCCCTCAGCCCACCCCCAGCTTTTATGCTGGAGCCTCAGAAAATCAGCCGCTTGGGGGTCCTGTTTAATTCTAAGGCTAGATGTATGGATATAAACAAGAGACAGAAGTGCTGGGCCTCTAAGCTCCCAGCTTGCAGCTTACCCCAAGTCCTGCATGGAACGAGCCCCCTGGGAGTCTTGCCTGACTATGAGCCTATTAGGGggaatatggagaagaaagaaaactgtagtGCTCCTGTGTTCCCAGGTTGGAGCCTCAGCCCATCCCCAAACTCTGTTTCAAAGTCTCACATAAGTGAGCCTTTTGGAGACCAATGCAACTGTAAGCCTGAAGGGAAAGCATCAGCGGAGCAGACAAAGAACTGCTGGGCCACTGAGCTCCCAGCCCCCGGTTCACTCTCTGCTCCCCTACCAGAGCCACACACTGACCTTCAATGTGTGTGGAGATGGGCACAACAAAGAGAAGTCCCCCAGGGCTCCAGCCCTCCAAAAGTTAATCCCCTGCAGCCAATACCCTGGCTTCCCACCCTCACTGAAGTTGTGCAGATTGTGCCCACTCATTCTGGCCTACCCAAGGGAGAGATGTTTCCAGGATCTAAGACTGAGGCCCCACTTTCCCAGAGAGAGGCTGTCTCAGAGGTGCTCACGAACCCTGGGTCCCATGCCTGGCAGTGGAGTAAAGAGTTGAAACTCAGGCTGAAGACACTGCAGCAGAGCCCTGCATCCAGATTCCCTGGCTCAAGCCAACTACTTTGTAGCTCCCCTGCCTTGAGCTCCACAACTCCAGACTCCTGCCCTCAAAAGCAGATTTATCTCCCTAACTTGTGCCCCTCCTCTTCAAGTTTTCATCCTCCAAAAGTTCAGAGCACAGTATCTCAAAGCACAGTATCTAAACCTATCCAGGTCTCCTACTGTAATCACTCCCAATCCCCATCCCAGCCACAGCTAGGAGGGTCTGGCAGAGTAAGACAAGGGCCTCAGAGAGAGGAGAACATCAAGGGGAAGACTGCCCAGGGCCCATCCCAAGGGTTGTGTGTACACACAGAAGCTGGTGATATCCATTCAGGCCCTGGAGAACCTTCAAACCCTGACATTCTAGTCTCaggcaagaaacaaaacaaggctTCAGCCCTTTCTTCAGCGAAAAAGGGAAAGAACACCAGAAAACCCAAAGCAGACCATAGAGCAGGGAATGCAGGATTAGGGTCATCCACTGTCACAAAAAAGAGCCACTCTACCCAAGCCCAAAGACTAGTGGAGACTCCTGTAAGCAGACTTTCCAAAAAATGTCAACACAGGAACCAGAGCTCTCAACACAGTTCTCTTCCCCAGCAGCTCCTCCCCAAGACTTCAGGTCCCCATGACCAGCCAGGGAAAGAGTTGAAAGCTGGTGACATCCTGAACCCTCACCACTATAAGCACTGTCCTTGGGCCTACACAAAGAACCATCTTTCATCTCCTATATCCCAGGCTCGCCTTTCCAGGGGTCTCCTCCAAAGAGTGTTAGCCAAATTTTTAGATAACAGTGGACCCTTGCTCACCAAATCTAGTCAGAAGAAAGCCTGA